A genomic window from Aquitalea aquatilis includes:
- a CDS encoding SulP family inorganic anion transporter, which yields MPVLSQLLPAWLSGYRRAWLAGDITAGVVVTLLLVPQSLAYALLAGLPVEAGLYASVAPLLVYAFSGKSSAQSVGPMALTSLLTAATLSRFADAGATDYLVLAVWLALLSGLMLLAMGLARLGFIADLLSEPVLSAFTTASALLIILSQLAPLSGLHNPGNSLPQWLLGMWHQPVWAQPAALLVGLLALGWLLLARRWGATLLQGLGLSADTARVLVRTAPVLAMLAGILLVPAAQHVPVVGPVPAGLPRLALPPIGLAQLADLALPAFFIALINYVQSLSVAQLLAARSQDSVDPDRELVALGLCNIAAGLVGGFPVTGGLTRSVVNADAGAHSQLASLLTAAGMLLVMCLATSALENLPLPVLAATIIAALLAMLDVGSLRRAWLAERADAVAWLLTFSLVLLLGVDSGIMAGVLVSLATLLWRSSRPHIAELGRLPGTHHFRNRQRYAVETLPGVLLLRVDESLYFGNARQVGTVLLHRAGQTPHLRQLVLVMSAVNRVDTTALSMLEHLDQRLQQAGVVLHLAEIKGPVADILQRSGLGQRFAGRVHLSAQAAWQSLAGLPDYHI from the coding sequence ATGCCTGTCCTGAGCCAGCTGCTGCCGGCTTGGCTCAGCGGCTATCGTCGTGCCTGGCTGGCGGGTGATATCACCGCTGGCGTAGTGGTAACCCTGCTGCTGGTGCCGCAGAGTCTGGCTTATGCCTTGCTCGCCGGTCTGCCGGTCGAGGCCGGCTTGTACGCCAGCGTGGCCCCCTTGCTGGTGTATGCCTTCAGTGGCAAAAGCTCGGCGCAGTCGGTTGGGCCGATGGCGCTGACCTCGCTACTGACTGCGGCCACCTTGTCGCGCTTTGCCGATGCCGGAGCGACCGACTATCTGGTGCTGGCGGTCTGGCTGGCGCTATTGTCCGGCCTGATGCTGCTGGCCATGGGGCTGGCCCGCCTGGGCTTTATTGCCGACTTGTTGTCCGAGCCGGTACTGTCGGCCTTCACCACGGCTTCGGCCTTGTTAATCATCTTGTCGCAGCTGGCTCCCTTGTCCGGCCTGCACAATCCCGGCAACTCCCTGCCGCAATGGCTGCTTGGCATGTGGCATCAGCCAGTCTGGGCGCAGCCGGCAGCCTTGCTGGTGGGCCTGCTCGCCTTGGGCTGGCTGCTGCTGGCCCGCCGTTGGGGGGCGACTCTGCTGCAAGGGCTGGGCCTGTCGGCCGACACTGCGCGAGTGCTGGTCCGTACCGCTCCGGTACTGGCCATGCTGGCCGGCATTCTGCTGGTACCGGCAGCGCAACATGTGCCGGTGGTCGGCCCGGTGCCGGCTGGTCTGCCACGGCTGGCTCTGCCCCCCATCGGCTTGGCACAGCTGGCTGATCTGGCCTTGCCGGCCTTCTTCATCGCCCTCATCAATTACGTACAGAGCCTGTCGGTGGCGCAACTGCTGGCCGCGCGCAGCCAGGACAGCGTCGACCCCGACCGTGAGCTGGTGGCGCTGGGTCTGTGCAATATCGCAGCCGGGCTGGTGGGCGGCTTCCCGGTGACGGGAGGGCTGACCCGTTCGGTGGTCAATGCCGATGCCGGTGCCCATTCGCAGCTGGCCTCCTTGCTGACAGCGGCCGGCATGCTGCTGGTGATGTGTCTGGCAACTTCCGCGCTGGAGAATCTGCCCTTGCCGGTGCTGGCCGCCACCATCATTGCTGCACTGCTGGCCATGCTGGATGTCGGCAGCCTGAGGCGTGCCTGGCTGGCCGAGCGTGCCGATGCCGTGGCCTGGCTGCTGACCTTTTCACTGGTGCTGTTACTGGGTGTGGACAGCGGCATCATGGCCGGGGTGCTGGTGTCGCTGGCTACGCTGCTGTGGCGCAGCAGCCGGCCGCATATTGCCGAGCTGGGGCGGCTGCCCGGCACCCATCATTTTCGCAACCGCCAGCGCTACGCAGTGGAAACCCTGCCGGGCGTACTGCTGCTGCGGGTGGATGAGAGCCTGTATTTCGGCAATGCCCGCCAAGTTGGCACGGTCTTGCTGCACAGGGCAGGGCAGACGCCCCACTTGCGACAGCTGGTGCTGGTGATGAGTGCGGTCAACCGGGTGGATACCACGGCCTTGTCGATGCTGGAGCATCTGGACCAGCGCTTGCAGCAGGCCGGGGTGGTACTGCATCTGGCTGAAATCAAGGGGCCGGTGGCGGACATCCTGCAACGCAGCGGACTGGGGCAGCGCTTTGCCGGCCGGGTGCATCTGTCGGCACAGGCGGCCTGGCAAAGTCTGGCAGGCCTGCCGGATTATCACATCTAA
- a CDS encoding DUF6691 family protein, whose translation MAKLLSALIAGLLFGLGLLLSGMSNPAKVLGFLDVSGRWDPSLALVMAGAIAVAFFAFRRAEGQTHSVLGEPMQLPDKSRLTLRLVLGSVLFGIGWGLAGICPGPGLVLAGMALPDGLWFVAAMLLGMLLFRPLSRCLS comes from the coding sequence ATGGCCAAGTTACTGTCTGCACTGATTGCCGGCCTGTTGTTCGGGCTGGGTTTGCTGTTGTCCGGCATGAGCAACCCGGCCAAGGTACTGGGTTTTCTCGATGTGAGTGGCCGCTGGGACCCCAGCCTGGCGCTGGTGATGGCGGGTGCCATTGCGGTGGCGTTTTTTGCCTTTCGCCGGGCCGAAGGCCAAACCCACTCTGTGCTGGGTGAGCCGATGCAGTTGCCCGACAAAAGCCGGCTGACCCTGCGGTTGGTGCTGGGCAGCGTGCTATTCGGCATTGGCTGGGGGCTGGCCGGCATCTGCCCCGGTCCCGGCCTGGTCCTGGCCGGTATGGCGCTGCCGGATGGCTTGTGGTTTGTCGCCGCCATGCTGCTGGGCATGCTGTTGTTCCGCCCGCTGTCGCGATGCCTGTCCTGA
- a CDS encoding YeeE/YedE family protein has protein sequence MQIAWDSFTPFASLAGGLLIGLAASWLVLMNGRIAGISGMLAGLVDRAGDWPLRLAFVLGLLAAPLVWRGLVGPLPVPQLSTPLPLLLLAGVLVGIGTRLAAGCTSGHGVCGLSRLSPRSLLATLSFMGSAGLTVFVMRHLLGWS, from the coding sequence GTGCAGATAGCCTGGGATAGTTTTACCCCGTTCGCCTCGCTGGCTGGAGGCCTGTTGATTGGGCTGGCCGCCAGCTGGCTGGTGTTGATGAACGGCCGTATTGCCGGCATCAGCGGCATGCTGGCCGGCCTGGTGGACCGGGCTGGCGACTGGCCGCTGCGGCTGGCTTTCGTGCTGGGCCTGCTGGCCGCTCCTCTGGTCTGGCGCGGCTTGGTCGGGCCCTTGCCGGTGCCGCAGCTGAGCACACCCTTGCCGCTGCTATTGCTGGCCGGCGTGCTGGTGGGTATTGGCACACGGCTGGCTGCCGGTTGCACCAGTGGCCACGGTGTGTGCGGGCTGTCGCGCCTGTCGCCGCGCTCCTTGCTGGCGACGCTCAGCTTCATGGGCAGTGCCGGGTTAACCGTATTTGTGATGCGTCATCTGTTGGGGTGGAGCTGA
- a CDS encoding ArsR/SmtB family transcription factor, which produces MDLSILRDNASRAAALLKSLANEDRLMLLCQLVDGEKTVSELEKLTGIRQPTLSQQLGVLRNEGLVATRREGKWIYYSIASAEAMIMLSALHGVFCGDGAGDESSAPH; this is translated from the coding sequence ATGGATTTGAGCATATTGCGTGATAACGCCAGCCGGGCTGCCGCCTTGCTGAAAAGTCTGGCCAACGAAGACCGGCTGATGCTGCTATGCCAACTGGTGGACGGCGAGAAGACGGTTTCCGAATTGGAAAAACTCACCGGCATCCGCCAACCCACCCTGTCGCAGCAGCTGGGTGTGCTGCGCAACGAGGGGCTGGTGGCAACGCGGCGTGAAGGCAAATGGATTTATTACAGCATCGCCAGCGCCGAGGCCATGATCATGCTATCGGCGCTGCATGGCGTGTTTTGTGGTGATGGTGCGGGTGATGAATCTTCCGCGCCACATTGA
- a CDS encoding MBL fold metallo-hydrolase: protein MLQPQLASFFDPGTSTISHVVYDQPGGHAAIIDPVLDYDAKSGRIASDSARRVLDFIRQQRLSVQWILETHAHADHLSAAAWLQQQAGGRMAIGQGIAQVQQLFKGIFNLGDDFACDGSQFDHLFTAGEVFHIGQLTARALFVPGHTPADMAYQIGDMVFVGDTLFMPDVGSARCDFPGGDAAMLYQSVQQLLALPDDTRLLMCHDYPPQARPIAWQSTVAEQKQHNIHLHAGISQSEFVALRQARDATLEMPQLILPAIQVNIRAGQLPAAENNGVRYLKIPLDML, encoded by the coding sequence ATGCTGCAGCCACAGCTCGCTTCCTTCTTCGACCCGGGGACCTCCACCATTTCCCACGTGGTGTACGACCAGCCGGGAGGCCACGCTGCCATCATCGACCCGGTGCTGGACTATGACGCCAAGTCCGGGCGCATCGCCAGCGATTCCGCCCGGCGTGTGCTGGATTTTATCCGGCAGCAGCGCCTGAGCGTGCAGTGGATTCTGGAAACCCACGCCCATGCCGATCATCTGTCGGCGGCTGCCTGGCTGCAACAGCAGGCCGGTGGCCGCATGGCGATTGGCCAGGGCATTGCCCAGGTCCAACAGCTGTTCAAGGGCATCTTCAATCTGGGTGACGACTTCGCCTGCGACGGCAGCCAGTTCGATCATCTGTTCACCGCGGGCGAGGTCTTCCACATCGGCCAGCTCACGGCCAGGGCCTTGTTCGTACCCGGTCACACGCCGGCCGACATGGCCTACCAGATCGGCGACATGGTATTTGTTGGCGACACCTTGTTCATGCCGGATGTCGGCAGTGCCCGTTGCGACTTTCCCGGCGGCGATGCCGCCATGCTCTATCAATCGGTGCAACAGCTGCTGGCGCTGCCGGATGACACCCGCCTGCTGATGTGTCACGACTATCCGCCACAGGCGCGGCCCATCGCCTGGCAAAGCACGGTGGCCGAGCAGAAACAGCACAATATCCACCTGCATGCCGGCATCAGCCAAAGCGAATTCGTGGCCTTGCGTCAGGCACGCGATGCCACGCTGGAAATGCCGCAGCTGATCCTGCCGGCCATCCAGGTGAACATCCGCGCCGGGCAGTTGCCAGCAGCGGAAAACAATGGCGTACGCTACCTGAAAATACCGCTGGATATGCTGTAG
- a CDS encoding DUF2804 domain-containing protein, producing MSWSALPAAPHSLLDSQGQPQHGRYQGCITQHDWQALPLSRWQRLLRPLRHKRWQYLALAHADYVIGLAVVDVGWTAAAFAYLFDRRQGKILADVAADSFPLHGAQLADQPFADASFAGRGLTVRFERQGSRLAVEVSSPQLRLAAHVGLDPMPPVLAAIGPANWLAHSTHKSTALAVSGFADCQGQRFSLDGAVASLDYSNGLLARRTDWRWASAHNSALGFNLQQGYMGEAENACWLQGKLYPLSAVEFTFNPQQPLQAWQLRSSDGLLELQFTPEGMRAKNQNLLIASSRYIQAIGRFDGYLTDPLSGTRHVVQALTGVTEDHYARW from the coding sequence ATGAGTTGGTCTGCCCTTCCCGCCGCACCACATAGCCTGCTTGATAGCCAGGGCCAGCCACAGCATGGCCGCTACCAGGGCTGCATCACCCAGCACGACTGGCAAGCCCTGCCGCTGAGCCGCTGGCAACGGCTGCTGCGCCCGCTGCGTCACAAGCGCTGGCAATACCTGGCGCTGGCGCATGCCGATTACGTCATCGGGCTGGCCGTGGTGGATGTGGGCTGGACCGCCGCCGCTTTTGCCTATCTGTTTGACCGTCGCCAGGGAAAGATACTGGCTGATGTTGCCGCCGACAGTTTTCCCCTGCATGGCGCGCAGCTGGCTGATCAGCCGTTTGCCGACGCCAGCTTTGCCGGCAGGGGACTGACCGTGCGCTTCGAGCGTCAAGGCAGCCGCCTGGCGGTGGAAGTCAGCTCACCACAGTTGCGGCTGGCCGCCCACGTCGGCCTCGATCCGATGCCACCGGTGCTGGCGGCCATCGGCCCGGCCAACTGGCTGGCCCATTCCACCCACAAATCCACCGCACTGGCGGTCAGCGGCTTTGCCGATTGCCAGGGACAGCGCTTTTCGCTGGATGGTGCCGTCGCCAGCCTGGATTACTCCAATGGCCTGCTGGCGCGCCGCACCGACTGGCGCTGGGCCAGCGCCCACAACAGCGCGCTGGGCTTCAATCTGCAGCAGGGTTATATGGGGGAAGCAGAAAATGCCTGCTGGCTGCAGGGCAAGTTGTATCCGCTGTCGGCAGTGGAGTTCACATTCAATCCGCAACAGCCGCTACAAGCCTGGCAACTGCGCAGCAGCGACGGTTTGCTGGAGCTGCAGTTCACCCCGGAAGGCATGCGGGCAAAAAATCAGAACCTTCTGATCGCCAGTAGCCGTTATATTCAAGCTATAGGCCGTTTCGACGGCTATCTGACCGATCCGCTCAGCGGTACGCGCCATGTGGTGCAGGCGCTGACAGGCGTCACCGAAGACCATTACGCACGTTGGTAA
- a CDS encoding GNAT family N-acetyltransferase translates to MTIIIRPANYQDVPALTALTAEMGYPSGVEALGNRLTMLLGSPDLHQLWVAEIEGEVAGWLHAFWRPLLEAPAAVEIGGLAVGLRWRRRGAGRALVHVAERWALTKGATTVTLRSTIHREEAPDFYQNQGYQLSNVQKTFRKQLDDNS, encoded by the coding sequence ATGACTATCATTATCCGGCCGGCGAACTACCAGGACGTACCGGCCCTGACCGCACTCACTGCCGAGATGGGCTACCCCTCCGGGGTGGAAGCCCTGGGCAACCGGCTGACCATGCTGCTGGGCAGCCCCGATCTGCACCAGCTGTGGGTAGCGGAAATCGAAGGCGAAGTGGCCGGCTGGCTGCATGCTTTCTGGCGGCCGCTGCTGGAAGCGCCGGCGGCAGTGGAAATCGGCGGGCTGGCCGTGGGGCTGCGCTGGCGACGCCGCGGAGCCGGCCGCGCCCTGGTGCATGTGGCCGAACGCTGGGCACTGACCAAGGGTGCCACCACCGTCACGCTGCGTTCCACCATCCACCGCGAAGAAGCACCGGACTTCTACCAGAATCAGGGCTACCAGCTGAGCAA